Proteins from a single region of Psychrobacter cryohalolentis K5:
- a CDS encoding nicotinate-nicotinamide nucleotide adenylyltransferase: MSNTSDSYQSQNTKSAIRAYLGGSFDPVHQGHLQMAMTVYQSLLPIAQQQQRELYVSLLPNARSPFKEDSTDPKHRLAMLKLATQQSPLYINELELWQAPPVYTIDSVQTLRTRYPHDSLIFVMGMDSARSLEHWKNGLQLTDYVSLWVFDRQENFDSDIDIDIKIDKNVSKTELHHSLTSQLPKLLQPLTIDSITELLAANPQSLTNSFCVKNSHQGHIYIDPRPVTAISSTHIRQQLYQQLPQAPQSLNITHSTDMQIASLQPINDIIGNTAPNSLAKWLNPAVYQYIIAHQLYSAAQFR, encoded by the coding sequence ATGTCAAATACTTCTGATAGTTATCAAAGCCAAAATACTAAGTCTGCCATCCGTGCTTATTTGGGCGGCTCATTTGATCCTGTGCATCAGGGTCATTTACAAATGGCGATGACCGTTTATCAAAGTTTGCTACCAATAGCACAGCAGCAACAGCGCGAACTGTACGTATCGTTGCTGCCCAATGCGCGCTCGCCTTTTAAAGAAGATAGCACCGATCCTAAGCATCGTCTGGCGATGCTAAAGCTGGCAACGCAACAGTCGCCCTTATACATTAACGAGCTTGAGCTGTGGCAAGCACCGCCTGTCTATACTATCGATAGTGTGCAGACACTGCGCACACGCTACCCGCATGACAGTCTGATATTTGTCATGGGGATGGACAGCGCGCGTAGTTTAGAACACTGGAAAAATGGGCTGCAACTGACTGATTATGTCAGTCTATGGGTGTTTGACCGTCAAGAAAATTTTGATAGCGATATAGATATTGATATCAAAATTGATAAAAACGTCTCTAAGACTGAGTTGCACCACTCTTTAACATCCCAACTTCCAAAACTGCTACAACCTTTAACCATCGATTCTATAACTGAATTATTAGCCGCTAACCCTCAATCTTTAACAAACAGCTTTTGTGTAAAAAATAGCCATCAAGGTCATATTTATATCGACCCACGCCCTGTGACAGCAATATCAAGCACACACATACGTCAGCAGCTTTATCAACAACTGCCGCAAGCACCTCAATCATTAAATATAACGCACAGCACTGACATGCAAATTGCATCTTTACAACCAATAAATGATATCATAGGCAATACTGCACCCAATTCATTAGCTAAATGGCTAAATCCTGCTGTTTATCAATATATTATCGCCCATCAGCTATATTCTGCTGCTCAATTCCGTTAA